In Arthrobacter sp. MN05-02, one genomic interval encodes:
- a CDS encoding hypothetical protein (possible pseudo due to frameshift) → MIADRAGVVTPFAMINLQERGSFFVQPTSEVYEGMIVGENSRADDMEVNITKEKKLTNMRAASSDTFENLTPPRNLTLEEFLEFAREDECVEVTPESIRIRKVILDANERMRASRSRARA, encoded by the coding sequence CCGACCGCGCCGGCGTCGTGACCCCGTTCGCGATGATCAACCTGCAGGAGCGCGGCTCCTTCTTCGTGCAGCCCACCTCCGAGGTGTACGAGGGCATGATCGTCGGCGAGAACTCCCGCGCCGACGACATGGAGGTCAACATCACGAAGGAGAAGAAGCTCACCAACATGCGAGCAGCCTCCTCCGACACCTTCGAGAACCTGACCCCGCCGCGCAACCTCACGCTCGAGGAGTTCCTCGAGTTCGCCCGCGAGGACGAGTGCGTCGAGGTCACGCCGGAATCCATCCGTATCCGCAAGGTCATCCTCGACGCCAACGAGCGCATGCGCGCCTCGCGTTCACGCGCCCGCGCCTAG